A genome region from Drosophila simulans strain w501 chromosome 2R, Prin_Dsim_3.1, whole genome shotgun sequence includes the following:
- the LOC6734596 gene encoding integrin alpha-PS3 isoform X2 — MNAESTMFPLAFLALLALTSHIEAFNFMPRPSRVINSPKHLKFHINQTRSSYFGYTLVIRQTSIIVGAPRAQSTLESQRTINETGAIYRCSLTNSVCSPYVLDSRGNVDAPYSEYTFDSERKDFQWLGGSMDGGTKDTDKLLVCAPRFYAPSSRDYHLHGVCYWVHNTVASTPQHVTRISPLRLKSEQVIEEDNGNKASFFYIMGELGLSAHVADDNTKFLIGAPGINTWRGSVILYRQVDPVDNPSASRRDTSKALRRTIRDVDSNDYTPEHYAPEIPTPGLWGQEEDSYFGYAVSSGFFDSSNPTTLLYVATAPQANKQSGEAYIFDVRGKNIHKYHVFRGEQFGEYFGYSVLAEDLNGDGKTDVIVSAPQHALEDSHDNGAIYVFINKGFFNFERQILRSPVETKARFGTALSRLGDINHDGYNDVAVGAPFAGNGSVFIYLGSENGLREQPSQRLNAPSQQPSKYGSHMFGHGLSRGSDIDGNGFNDFAIGAPNAEAVYLYRAYPVVKVHATVKSESREIKPEQGKVKITSCYRLSTTSTAKVAQEQELSIRIVMDKQLKRVKFTQTQTNEISFNVNANLGEQCRDFETQVRYSEKDIFTPIDLEMHYELNKKVPDSEEFCETCVVVDPMEPKVSTQKIIFSTGCATDVCTADLQLRSKNVSPTYILGSADTLRLNYEITNIGETAYLPQFNVTSTSRLAFAQVPGNCKVADAVMVCDLNRGRPLAKGDTDSVTISFDVSQLSGQSLIIHAEVFSTGYEKNPTDNRQTNVIGLKEFTEIDASGGQTNSQIDLEHYSNSAEIVNNYEIKSNGPSVIEQLTVSFYIPIAYKVAGSTAIIPIINVTSLKMQASYDSQLLSIDLYDHNNTMIVMDPVEVTTTLKGGLERTVITQNRQSYDIHTSGHVHQTMEVLDTSMVATASMSRKRRDLKALTANREQYARISNVKAHDLLSDDFKGKLPVNRTIVFNCRDPEMTICVRAEMRVHFRPEKSINLNMRYSVDLNEVNAILMDPWEYFVILTDLKLEKKGDPTSTSFSINRSIEPNIISKHLEAGLPIWIIIVSVIGGLLLLSAISYLLYKFGFFNRAKKDELDRLVQQNPVEPEAENLNSGGNN; from the exons ATGAATGCTGAATCGACAATGTTCCCTCTCGCATTCCTCGCCCTCTTGGCTCTGACCTCTCACATCGAAGCATTCAATTTTATGCCGCGACCCAGTCGGGTGATAAACTCTCCGAAGCATCTGAAGTTCCACATAAATCAGACGCGCAGCTCCTACTTTGGATACACGCTCGTCATCCGCCAGACCAG CATCATTGTGGGAGCCCCTAGAGCTCAATCCACCTTGGAATCGCAACGCACCATCAACGAAACGGGAGCGATCTACAGGTGCTCCCTGACCAACAGTGTGTGCAGTCCATATGTCCTGGATTCCCGGGGCAATGTTGATGCACCCTACAGTGAGTACACATTTGATTCGGAACGCAAGGACTTTCAGTGGCTGGGCGGATCGATGGACGGCGGCACCAAGGACACGGACAAGCTCCTCGTGTGTGCTCCTCGGTTCTACGCGCCCAGCTCCCGGGACTACCACCTGCATGGAGTCTGTTACTGGGTGCATAATACGGTGGCCAGCACTCCGCAACACGTTACCCGCATCTCTCCACTTCGCCTGAAATCAGAACAGGTGATCGAAGAGGATAACGGCAACAAGGCTAGCTTCTTCTACATAATGGGCGAACTGGGATTAAGTGCCCATGTGGCGGACGATAATACCAAGTTCCTAATTGGAGCCCCAGGCATTAATACGTGGAGGGGGTCGGTGATTCTGTACCGGCAAGTGGATCCAGTGGACAACCCATCCGCCAGCCGACGTGACACCAGCAAGGCGCTCCGACGAACGATCCGTGATGTGGACTCCAACGATTATACGCCGGAACACTATGCACCTGAGATACCTACCCCTGGGCTTTGGGGCCAGGAAGAAGACTCTTACTTCGGCTATGCCGTGAGCTCTGGCTTCTTTGACAGCTCTAATCCGACCACGCTCCTCTATGTGGCCACCGCTCCCCAAGCCAACAAACAGTCCGGTGAGGCGTACATATTCGATGTCCGGGGCAAGAACATACATAAGTACCACGTGTTTCGAGGGGAGCAGTTTGGCGAATACTTTGGGTACTCCGTTCTGGCGGAAGATCTCAATGGAGACGGAAAAACAGACGTTATCGTATCAGCACCACAGCACGCGCTGGAGGATTCCCACGACAACGGTGCTATCTACGTGTTCATCAACAAAGGCTTT TTCAACTTTGAACGGCAGATTTTGCGTTCGCCAGTAGAGACTAAGGCGCGTTTCGGCACTGCTCTATCGCGTCTTGGAGATATTAATCACGATGGGTATAATG ATGTGGCAGTTGGAGCTCCCTTTGCTGGAAATGGATCGGTGTTCATCTACCTAGGCAGCGAGAATGGATTGCGGGAGCAGCCGAGTCAGCGCCTGAATGCTCCTTCCCAGCAACCCTCCAAGTACGGATCGCACATGTTCGGACATGGTCTATCCCGTGGATCCGACATAGATGGCAACGGATTCAACGACTTTGCCATTGGAGCTCCAAATGCGGAGGCGGTGTATCTGTATCGCGCCTATCCAGTCGTAAAGGTGCACGCCACTGTAAAATCTGAGTCCCGAGAGATCAAACCGGAGCAGGGCAAGGTGAAGATCACGTCCTGCTACAGACTGAGTACTACATCCACCGCCAAGGTGGCACAAGAACAGGAACTATCCATCCGCATCGTCATGGATAAACAGCTGAAGCGGGTTAAGTTCACTCAGACTCAGACCAATGAGATAAGCTTCAATGTAAACGCGAATCTCGGCGAGCAGTGCCGCGACTTCGAGACTCAGGTGCGGTACAGCGAGAAGGACATATTCACTCCCATTGATCTGGAGATGCACTACGAACTGAATAAGAAAGTTCCCGACTCGGAGG AATTTTGCGAAACATGTGTTGTAGTCGATCCAATGGAACCGAAGGTATCCACACAGAAGATAATCTTCAGCACTGGCTGTGCCACCGATGTTTGCACTGCAGATCTGCAGTTGAGGAGCAAGAATGTGAG CCCCACATACATTTTGGGCAGTGCCGATACACTGCGCCTGAATTACGAGATCACGAACATCGGTGAGACCGCCTACCTGCCCCAATTCAACGTGACTAGCACTTCCCGCCTGGCTTTCGCTCAGGTGCCTGGAAACTGCAAGGTGGCCGATGCAGTTATGGTGTGCGATCTAAACCGCGGACGACCCCTGGCTAAAGGTGACACCGACTCCGTGACCATCAGCTTCGATGTGAGCCAACTCAGCGGACAGTCGCTGATCATCCATGCCGAAGTATTCAGTACGGGATATGAGAAGAATCCCACGGACAACAGGCAGACCAACGTGATTGGTCTGAAGGAGTTCACCGAAATCGATGCCAGCGG TGGCCAAACGAACAGTCAAATCGATTTGGAGCACTACAGTAACTCCGCGGAAATCGTGAACAACTACGAGATCAAGAGCAATGGGCCCAGTGTAATCGAGCAGTTGACGGTGTCATTCTACATACCCATTGCTTATAAGGTGGCTGGCTCCACTGCCATTATACCGATCATCAACGTGACCAGCCTGAAGATGCAGGCCTCCTACGATAGCCAGCTCTTGAGCATCGATCTCTACGACCACAACAATACCATGATCGTCATGGACCCCGTTGAGGTGACCACCACGCTGAAAGGCGGCTTGGAGCGGACTGTGATCACCCAGAACAGACAGAGCTACGACATCCACACCAGTGGCCATGTGCACCAGACCATGGAGGTTCTCGATACCAGTATGGTGGCAACAGCTTCCATGTCCCGAAAGCGACGGGATCTCAAGGCCTTGACCGCCAATCGGGAGCAATATGCTCGCATCTCGAATGTCAAGGCACACGATCTGCTAAGCGATGACTTTAAGGGCAAGCTGCCTGTAAATCGCACCATTGTGTTCAACTGCCGGGATCCCGAAATGACCATTTGTGTCCGAGCCGAGATGCGAGTGCACTTTAGGCCAGAAAAATCCATTAACCTGAATATGCGCTACAGTGTCGATCTGAATGAAGTTAACGCCATATTAATGGATCCCTGGGAGTACTTTGTCATCCTGACCGACCTGAAGCTAGAGAAGAAGGGCGATCCGACCTCAACTTCATTTTCGATCAATCGAAGCATCGAACCGAATATTATATCCAAGCATCTGGAGGCGGGACTACCGATTTGGATCATTATTGTGTCCGTAATCGGTggcttgctgctgctctctGCGATAAGCTATTTGCTTTACAAG TTTGGCTTCTTCAATCGGGCCAAGAAGGACGAGCTGGACCGACTGGTGCAGCAGAATCCCGTCGAGCCTGAGGCCGAGAACCTGAACAGCGGCGGAAACAACTAA
- the LOC6734596 gene encoding integrin alpha-PS3 isoform X1, which translates to MVGQGRDFWALLVLGLWCLCSNCNAFNLSPIPNRQILDPQFATNLPKVRASYFGFTMSLRPNGIIVGAPRAQSTLESQRTINETGAIYRCSLTNSVCSPYVLDSRGNVDAPYSEYTFDSERKDFQWLGGSMDGGTKDTDKLLVCAPRFYAPSSRDYHLHGVCYWVHNTVASTPQHVTRISPLRLKSEQVIEEDNGNKASFFYIMGELGLSAHVADDNTKFLIGAPGINTWRGSVILYRQVDPVDNPSASRRDTSKALRRTIRDVDSNDYTPEHYAPEIPTPGLWGQEEDSYFGYAVSSGFFDSSNPTTLLYVATAPQANKQSGEAYIFDVRGKNIHKYHVFRGEQFGEYFGYSVLAEDLNGDGKTDVIVSAPQHALEDSHDNGAIYVFINKGFFNFERQILRSPVETKARFGTALSRLGDINHDGYNDVAVGAPFAGNGSVFIYLGSENGLREQPSQRLNAPSQQPSKYGSHMFGHGLSRGSDIDGNGFNDFAIGAPNAEAVYLYRAYPVVKVHATVKSESREIKPEQGKVKITSCYRLSTTSTAKVAQEQELSIRIVMDKQLKRVKFTQTQTNEISFNVNANLGEQCRDFETQVRYSEKDIFTPIDLEMHYELNKKVPDSEEFCETCVVVDPMEPKVSTQKIIFSTGCATDVCTADLQLRSKNVSPTYILGSADTLRLNYEITNIGETAYLPQFNVTSTSRLAFAQVPGNCKVADAVMVCDLNRGRPLAKGDTDSVTISFDVSQLSGQSLIIHAEVFSTGYEKNPTDNRQTNVIGLKEFTEIDASGGQTNSQIDLEHYSNSAEIVNNYEIKSNGPSVIEQLTVSFYIPIAYKVAGSTAIIPIINVTSLKMQASYDSQLLSIDLYDHNNTMIVMDPVEVTTTLKGGLERTVITQNRQSYDIHTSGHVHQTMEVLDTSMVATASMSRKRRDLKALTANREQYARISNVKAHDLLSDDFKGKLPVNRTIVFNCRDPEMTICVRAEMRVHFRPEKSINLNMRYSVDLNEVNAILMDPWEYFVILTDLKLEKKGDPTSTSFSINRSIEPNIISKHLEAGLPIWIIIVSVIGGLLLLSAISYLLYKFGFFNRAKKDELDRLVQQNPVEPEAENLNSGGNN; encoded by the exons ATGGTGGGGCAAGGTCGCGATTTCTGGGCGCTGCTAGTGTTGGGGCTGTGGTGCttgtgcagcaactgcaatgCATTCAACCTATCGCCAATACCCAACCGGCAGATATTGGATCCCCAGTTCGCCACCAATCTGCCCAAAGTGCGTGCGTCATACTTTGGATTCACGATGAGCCTGCGACCCAATGG CATCATTGTGGGAGCCCCTAGAGCTCAATCCACCTTGGAATCGCAACGCACCATCAACGAAACGGGAGCGATCTACAGGTGCTCCCTGACCAACAGTGTGTGCAGTCCATATGTCCTGGATTCCCGGGGCAATGTTGATGCACCCTACAGTGAGTACACATTTGATTCGGAACGCAAGGACTTTCAGTGGCTGGGCGGATCGATGGACGGCGGCACCAAGGACACGGACAAGCTCCTCGTGTGTGCTCCTCGGTTCTACGCGCCCAGCTCCCGGGACTACCACCTGCATGGAGTCTGTTACTGGGTGCATAATACGGTGGCCAGCACTCCGCAACACGTTACCCGCATCTCTCCACTTCGCCTGAAATCAGAACAGGTGATCGAAGAGGATAACGGCAACAAGGCTAGCTTCTTCTACATAATGGGCGAACTGGGATTAAGTGCCCATGTGGCGGACGATAATACCAAGTTCCTAATTGGAGCCCCAGGCATTAATACGTGGAGGGGGTCGGTGATTCTGTACCGGCAAGTGGATCCAGTGGACAACCCATCCGCCAGCCGACGTGACACCAGCAAGGCGCTCCGACGAACGATCCGTGATGTGGACTCCAACGATTATACGCCGGAACACTATGCACCTGAGATACCTACCCCTGGGCTTTGGGGCCAGGAAGAAGACTCTTACTTCGGCTATGCCGTGAGCTCTGGCTTCTTTGACAGCTCTAATCCGACCACGCTCCTCTATGTGGCCACCGCTCCCCAAGCCAACAAACAGTCCGGTGAGGCGTACATATTCGATGTCCGGGGCAAGAACATACATAAGTACCACGTGTTTCGAGGGGAGCAGTTTGGCGAATACTTTGGGTACTCCGTTCTGGCGGAAGATCTCAATGGAGACGGAAAAACAGACGTTATCGTATCAGCACCACAGCACGCGCTGGAGGATTCCCACGACAACGGTGCTATCTACGTGTTCATCAACAAAGGCTTT TTCAACTTTGAACGGCAGATTTTGCGTTCGCCAGTAGAGACTAAGGCGCGTTTCGGCACTGCTCTATCGCGTCTTGGAGATATTAATCACGATGGGTATAATG ATGTGGCAGTTGGAGCTCCCTTTGCTGGAAATGGATCGGTGTTCATCTACCTAGGCAGCGAGAATGGATTGCGGGAGCAGCCGAGTCAGCGCCTGAATGCTCCTTCCCAGCAACCCTCCAAGTACGGATCGCACATGTTCGGACATGGTCTATCCCGTGGATCCGACATAGATGGCAACGGATTCAACGACTTTGCCATTGGAGCTCCAAATGCGGAGGCGGTGTATCTGTATCGCGCCTATCCAGTCGTAAAGGTGCACGCCACTGTAAAATCTGAGTCCCGAGAGATCAAACCGGAGCAGGGCAAGGTGAAGATCACGTCCTGCTACAGACTGAGTACTACATCCACCGCCAAGGTGGCACAAGAACAGGAACTATCCATCCGCATCGTCATGGATAAACAGCTGAAGCGGGTTAAGTTCACTCAGACTCAGACCAATGAGATAAGCTTCAATGTAAACGCGAATCTCGGCGAGCAGTGCCGCGACTTCGAGACTCAGGTGCGGTACAGCGAGAAGGACATATTCACTCCCATTGATCTGGAGATGCACTACGAACTGAATAAGAAAGTTCCCGACTCGGAGG AATTTTGCGAAACATGTGTTGTAGTCGATCCAATGGAACCGAAGGTATCCACACAGAAGATAATCTTCAGCACTGGCTGTGCCACCGATGTTTGCACTGCAGATCTGCAGTTGAGGAGCAAGAATGTGAG CCCCACATACATTTTGGGCAGTGCCGATACACTGCGCCTGAATTACGAGATCACGAACATCGGTGAGACCGCCTACCTGCCCCAATTCAACGTGACTAGCACTTCCCGCCTGGCTTTCGCTCAGGTGCCTGGAAACTGCAAGGTGGCCGATGCAGTTATGGTGTGCGATCTAAACCGCGGACGACCCCTGGCTAAAGGTGACACCGACTCCGTGACCATCAGCTTCGATGTGAGCCAACTCAGCGGACAGTCGCTGATCATCCATGCCGAAGTATTCAGTACGGGATATGAGAAGAATCCCACGGACAACAGGCAGACCAACGTGATTGGTCTGAAGGAGTTCACCGAAATCGATGCCAGCGG TGGCCAAACGAACAGTCAAATCGATTTGGAGCACTACAGTAACTCCGCGGAAATCGTGAACAACTACGAGATCAAGAGCAATGGGCCCAGTGTAATCGAGCAGTTGACGGTGTCATTCTACATACCCATTGCTTATAAGGTGGCTGGCTCCACTGCCATTATACCGATCATCAACGTGACCAGCCTGAAGATGCAGGCCTCCTACGATAGCCAGCTCTTGAGCATCGATCTCTACGACCACAACAATACCATGATCGTCATGGACCCCGTTGAGGTGACCACCACGCTGAAAGGCGGCTTGGAGCGGACTGTGATCACCCAGAACAGACAGAGCTACGACATCCACACCAGTGGCCATGTGCACCAGACCATGGAGGTTCTCGATACCAGTATGGTGGCAACAGCTTCCATGTCCCGAAAGCGACGGGATCTCAAGGCCTTGACCGCCAATCGGGAGCAATATGCTCGCATCTCGAATGTCAAGGCACACGATCTGCTAAGCGATGACTTTAAGGGCAAGCTGCCTGTAAATCGCACCATTGTGTTCAACTGCCGGGATCCCGAAATGACCATTTGTGTCCGAGCCGAGATGCGAGTGCACTTTAGGCCAGAAAAATCCATTAACCTGAATATGCGCTACAGTGTCGATCTGAATGAAGTTAACGCCATATTAATGGATCCCTGGGAGTACTTTGTCATCCTGACCGACCTGAAGCTAGAGAAGAAGGGCGATCCGACCTCAACTTCATTTTCGATCAATCGAAGCATCGAACCGAATATTATATCCAAGCATCTGGAGGCGGGACTACCGATTTGGATCATTATTGTGTCCGTAATCGGTggcttgctgctgctctctGCGATAAGCTATTTGCTTTACAAG TTTGGCTTCTTCAATCGGGCCAAGAAGGACGAGCTGGACCGACTGGTGCAGCAGAATCCCGTCGAGCCTGAGGCCGAGAACCTGAACAGCGGCGGAAACAACTAA